The proteins below are encoded in one region of Arthrobacter sp. CJ23:
- a CDS encoding transglutaminase family protein — MTRLSIVHKTAYKYNRRVTLSYNEARMTPLTDPQQVVLESSLKVSPSHASVSTYRDYWGTRVTAFDMQVPHERLEVVATATVEVHRTERVATEDDIVGWDVMASEETRDQFSDWLPQSRLSGPGEEVLAIVPGVVAGKNPHEAALAVFEWMRGEMTYMKGTTGVTTNAEEAWNQRQGVCQDLAHLAIGALRSCGIPARYVSGYIHPRSSAAIGEAVAGQSHAWLEWWDGEWRSWDPTNHKPAGDFHVTVARGRDYRDVPPLKGVLSGGGGSALTVTVEITRLA, encoded by the coding sequence ATGACCCGTCTGAGCATCGTGCACAAGACAGCCTACAAATACAACCGCCGGGTGACTCTGTCCTACAACGAGGCACGCATGACCCCTTTGACGGATCCGCAGCAGGTGGTGCTGGAATCCTCCCTGAAGGTCTCGCCGTCGCACGCGTCCGTCAGCACCTACCGGGACTACTGGGGCACTCGTGTGACGGCCTTTGACATGCAGGTTCCGCACGAACGCCTCGAGGTTGTGGCAACCGCCACGGTGGAGGTCCACCGCACCGAGCGGGTGGCCACCGAGGACGACATCGTCGGCTGGGACGTCATGGCCTCCGAGGAGACCCGCGACCAATTCAGCGACTGGCTGCCGCAGTCGCGGCTCAGCGGCCCCGGCGAGGAAGTCCTGGCGATCGTTCCCGGCGTGGTGGCCGGCAAGAATCCGCACGAGGCCGCGCTGGCCGTCTTCGAATGGATGCGCGGTGAGATGACCTACATGAAGGGCACCACGGGCGTGACCACCAACGCCGAGGAGGCCTGGAACCAGCGCCAAGGCGTGTGCCAGGACCTCGCACACCTGGCCATCGGAGCCCTGCGCAGCTGCGGGATTCCCGCACGCTACGTGTCGGGCTACATCCACCCGCGCTCTTCGGCGGCCATCGGCGAAGCCGTGGCCGGGCAGTCGCACGCCTGGCTGGAGTGGTGGGACGGAGAATGGCGCAGTTGGGACCCCACCAACCACAAGCCGGCCGGAGACTTCCACGTGACCGTTGCCCGCGGACGCGACTACCGGGATGTGCCGCCGCTGAAGGGCGTGCTGTCCGGCGGCGGAGGATCAGCGCTCACGGTCACCGTGGAGATCACCCGCCTGGCATAG
- a CDS encoding YeiH family protein, producing MPFNRYLRPLARLGPGLVLAVAATGLAFIVHAMLPAVPAMTAAVALGLLSANIPGTAVWTAGRARPGLDFAGKHLMRAGIVLLGLKVSMVDVLGLGWTALLLITGVVLASFTGTYGLARLLRLPRETALLIATGFSICGASAIGAMAAVRRIKHQDTVLPVALVTLCGTLAIGVLPLLMHPLGLSPERFGAWTGASVHDVGQVVATAQTAGAAALGIAVVVKLTRVILLAPITAAAGVQQRIVHRRERAGILAAGGPDGGGGAFPPVVPLFVLGFMAMVGIRSLGWASPVALEAAGAVQDLLLAAALFGLGSAVRIRTLLHTGGRALLLALGSWLLIAGLGLGAVWIMIR from the coding sequence ATGCCGTTCAACAGGTACCTCAGGCCGCTGGCCCGTTTGGGGCCCGGGCTGGTCCTGGCCGTTGCGGCAACAGGGCTTGCCTTCATCGTCCATGCCATGCTGCCCGCCGTGCCGGCCATGACGGCAGCTGTTGCTTTAGGTTTGCTCTCAGCAAATATACCGGGCACAGCCGTGTGGACCGCAGGACGCGCCCGCCCCGGCCTGGACTTCGCCGGCAAGCACCTCATGCGGGCCGGCATCGTGTTGCTGGGGCTGAAGGTCAGCATGGTGGATGTGCTCGGCCTGGGCTGGACCGCGTTGCTGCTGATCACCGGCGTGGTGCTGGCCAGTTTCACCGGAACGTACGGCCTGGCCCGGCTGCTGCGTCTCCCGCGCGAAACGGCCCTCCTGATCGCCACCGGGTTCTCGATCTGCGGCGCCTCGGCCATCGGCGCCATGGCCGCCGTCCGCCGCATCAAACACCAGGACACGGTGCTGCCCGTGGCCCTCGTGACCCTGTGCGGGACGCTTGCCATCGGAGTGCTCCCGCTCCTCATGCACCCCCTCGGACTCAGCCCGGAGCGTTTCGGTGCGTGGACCGGGGCCTCGGTCCACGACGTCGGCCAGGTGGTGGCCACAGCGCAGACTGCCGGTGCCGCGGCACTGGGGATCGCCGTCGTCGTCAAGCTGACAAGGGTGATCCTGCTGGCCCCCATCACGGCGGCGGCCGGTGTCCAGCAACGGATCGTGCACCGCAGGGAGCGGGCCGGCATCCTCGCGGCGGGCGGGCCGGACGGCGGCGGCGGCGCCTTCCCGCCAGTGGTCCCGCTGTTCGTGCTCGGCTTCATGGCCATGGTGGGCATCCGTTCGCTGGGCTGGGCATCCCCGGTGGCTCTCGAGGCCGCCGGTGCGGTGCAGGACCTGCTCCTGGCAGCAGCTCTGTTCGGGCTCGGTTCGGCCGTGCGCATCCGCACCCTGCTGCACACCGGGGGCCGGGCGCTGCTGCTCGCTTTGGGTTCCTGGCTGCTCATCGCAGGGCTGGGCCTGGGCGCCGTCTGGATCATGATTAGATAG
- a CDS encoding circularly permuted type 2 ATP-grasp protein gives MSELFQGYSEAAARSGAYDEMFAPGQEARKSYGQVAGALSELSLADVTARADSMARTFLDRGVTFDYAGEERPFPLDIVPRVIPADEWDVLERGVAQRVRALEAFLNDVYGRMSVVSDGVIPRQLVTTSAHFHRAVHGFEPAGGVRVHVSGIDVVRDAAGTFRVLEDNVRVPSGVSYVLENRQAMAKGLPEAFGQQHIRPVEEYPRRLLSALRKTAPSGVDDPTVVVLTPGVFNSAYFEHTLLAGLMGVELVEGRDLICRGNRVYMRTTAGEQRVDVIYKRIDDDFLDPLQFRSDSMLGCPGLVNAARAGGVTIANAVGNGVADDKLVYSYVPDLIRYYLHEEPVIANVDTFRLEEKDAREHVLDRLDELVVKPVDGSGGKGLVIGPDASREELEALRKRVLADPRGWIAQPVLQLSTVPTLSGDRFGPRHVDLRPFAVNDGEDVWVLPGGLTRVALKEGSLIVNSSQGGGSKDTWVLADTPQLPDEALPRQTVTVREQVSVWPVESNWRDRQTDQQQ, from the coding sequence ATGTCTGAGCTATTCCAGGGTTACTCCGAGGCCGCGGCCCGCAGCGGTGCCTACGACGAGATGTTTGCTCCCGGCCAAGAGGCCCGAAAATCGTACGGCCAGGTGGCCGGTGCCCTGAGTGAGTTGTCGCTGGCGGATGTCACCGCCCGGGCTGACTCCATGGCGCGGACGTTCCTGGACCGTGGCGTGACCTTCGACTATGCGGGGGAGGAGCGGCCGTTCCCGCTGGACATCGTGCCGCGGGTGATCCCGGCCGATGAGTGGGATGTCCTGGAGCGCGGGGTGGCCCAGCGGGTGCGGGCGCTCGAGGCGTTCCTGAACGATGTGTACGGGCGGATGTCGGTGGTCTCGGACGGGGTGATTCCGCGGCAGCTGGTGACCACCAGCGCGCACTTCCACCGTGCCGTGCACGGTTTCGAGCCGGCGGGCGGGGTCCGGGTGCATGTGTCCGGCATCGACGTGGTCCGTGACGCGGCGGGCACGTTCCGGGTCCTGGAGGACAACGTCCGGGTCCCTTCCGGGGTCAGCTACGTGCTGGAGAACCGCCAGGCGATGGCCAAGGGCCTGCCGGAGGCCTTCGGCCAGCAGCACATCCGGCCCGTGGAGGAGTATCCGCGCCGGCTGCTGTCCGCGCTGCGCAAGACCGCGCCGTCCGGGGTCGATGACCCCACGGTGGTGGTCCTGACCCCGGGGGTGTTCAACAGCGCGTATTTCGAGCACACCCTGCTGGCCGGGCTCATGGGCGTGGAGCTGGTGGAGGGCCGGGACCTGATCTGCCGCGGGAACCGCGTCTACATGCGCACCACGGCGGGGGAGCAGCGCGTGGATGTGATCTACAAGCGCATCGACGACGATTTCCTGGATCCGCTGCAGTTCCGTTCCGATTCGATGCTGGGCTGCCCGGGGCTGGTCAACGCCGCCCGGGCCGGCGGGGTCACCATCGCCAACGCGGTGGGCAACGGGGTGGCCGATGACAAGCTCGTCTATTCCTATGTGCCGGACCTGATCCGGTACTACCTGCACGAGGAGCCGGTGATCGCCAATGTGGACACCTTCCGGCTCGAGGAAAAGGACGCCCGGGAGCATGTGCTGGACCGCCTGGACGAGCTCGTGGTCAAGCCCGTGGACGGTTCCGGCGGCAAGGGCCTGGTGATCGGCCCGGACGCGTCCAGGGAGGAGCTCGAGGCCCTGCGCAAGCGGGTGCTCGCCGATCCGCGCGGCTGGATCGCGCAGCCGGTGCTGCAGCTGTCCACGGTGCCCACGCTGTCCGGGGACCGGTTCGGCCCGCGGCACGTGGACCTGCGGCCGTTCGCGGTCAACGACGGCGAGGACGTCTGGGTGCTGCCCGGCGGACTCACCCGGGTGGCCCTGAAGGAGGGCTCGCTGATCGTGAACTCCTCCCAGGGCGGCGGCTCCAAGGACACCTGGGTCCTCGCGGACACCCCGCAGCTTCCCGACGAGGCGCTGCCGCGCCAGACGGTCACCGTGCGCGAGCAGGTCTCCGTGTGGCCCGTGGAAAGCAATTGGCGTGACCGCCAGACGGACCAGCAGCAGTGA
- a CDS encoding alpha-E domain-containing protein has protein sequence MLSRIAESLFWIGRYVERADGTARILDVHLERLNHLPLEEQRSVARELLAVMGARPQSEDFGLPELLHSLAYDKQSASSIAGALSAARENARRARETVSSSMWEGLNTTYYGLNQHRKDVVGTYRFCNWVLERTAMVRGLADSTVSHDESWLFLVLGRSLERADMTARMLSTRDVQSAGMSWVNMLRCAGAYESFLRTRRAAFGDQHAAEFLLLDRLFPRSIVFALRDADECLAKLDPSAQRVGFINDARRIVGQARTFLEFHRTDDLMSELPEHMERVQKAVTQASDAISRKYFNQADEHAWVGEVS, from the coding sequence ATGCTGAGCCGTATTGCTGAATCACTTTTCTGGATCGGACGCTACGTTGAGCGTGCCGACGGCACCGCCCGGATCCTGGACGTCCACCTGGAACGGCTTAACCACCTGCCCCTGGAAGAACAGCGCAGCGTGGCACGCGAACTCCTTGCCGTGATGGGGGCCCGGCCGCAGAGCGAGGACTTCGGCTTGCCGGAACTCCTGCACTCGCTCGCCTACGACAAACAGAGCGCCTCGTCCATCGCGGGTGCCCTCAGCGCTGCGCGCGAAAACGCCCGCCGTGCCCGCGAGACGGTGTCATCATCGATGTGGGAAGGGCTGAACACCACGTACTACGGGCTGAACCAGCACCGCAAGGACGTGGTGGGCACGTACCGCTTCTGCAACTGGGTCCTGGAACGGACCGCCATGGTGCGCGGCCTCGCCGACTCCACCGTGAGCCACGACGAAAGCTGGCTCTTCCTGGTTCTGGGCCGTTCCCTGGAGCGGGCCGACATGACTGCCCGGATGCTCTCCACCCGGGACGTCCAGTCCGCCGGCATGTCCTGGGTGAACATGCTGCGCTGCGCGGGTGCCTACGAGTCCTTCCTCAGGACACGCCGGGCCGCCTTCGGTGACCAGCACGCTGCCGAATTCCTGCTGCTGGACCGGCTGTTCCCGCGCTCCATCGTGTTCGCCCTGCGCGACGCCGATGAATGCCTGGCCAAGCTGGACCCCTCCGCCCAGCGCGTCGGCTTCATCAACGACGCCCGGCGCATCGTGGGCCAGGCCCGGACCTTCCTCGAGTTCCACCGCACGGACGACCTCATGTCAGAGCTCCCTGAACACATGGAACGTGTGCAGAAAGCCGTCACGCAGGCGTCCGATGCGATTTCCCGTAAGTACTTCAATCAGGCGGATGAGCATGCCTGGGTGGGAGAAGTTTCATGA